The following coding sequences are from one uncultured Desulfobacter sp. window:
- a CDS encoding HDOD domain-containing protein: MNQKASILDTLKKYISNQKNFPVLHPDAARLQGEITKNDPDLSRVKRLILNDPTLTGEILKIANSSYYKGLGEVSTIKEASLRLGNDELYNIIIRVILRKNFSSKMPRIKKRQDQLWTHSVAAAFASLWLCRHLKLMDLTSKAFIAGLLHDVGKLCLLSAIEQFMSDEQDKGQLTSDLIEKILVNLHANQGFALLSSWHLPNIYCEIARDHHMDNFEESNTLLVVVRLADMVCKKVEAASPQEDFTFIMGSREADILGVKETSIALLEIAMEDAHIFQAASQP; this comes from the coding sequence ATGAACCAAAAAGCATCGATTCTGGATACCCTGAAAAAATATATTTCAAACCAAAAAAATTTTCCCGTACTTCATCCGGATGCCGCCAGGCTTCAGGGTGAAATAACCAAAAATGATCCGGACCTGTCCCGGGTCAAGCGCCTGATTCTTAATGATCCCACCCTGACAGGGGAAATTCTCAAGATTGCCAATTCCTCCTATTATAAAGGGCTGGGAGAAGTCTCCACCATTAAGGAAGCATCTCTTCGTTTAGGCAACGATGAATTATATAACATTATTATACGTGTCATTCTCCGCAAAAATTTTTCATCAAAGATGCCCAGGATCAAAAAGCGCCAGGATCAACTGTGGACCCATTCCGTAGCAGCGGCCTTTGCCTCTTTGTGGCTCTGCCGTCACCTGAAGCTTATGGACTTGACGTCCAAGGCCTTTATTGCGGGCCTGCTCCACGATGTGGGTAAACTTTGCCTTTTATCCGCTATTGAGCAATTTATGAGTGATGAACAGGACAAGGGGCAACTCACTTCAGACCTGATAGAAAAAATTTTGGTGAACCTCCACGCAAACCAGGGTTTTGCCCTGTTATCAAGCTGGCATCTGCCGAACATTTATTGTGAAATTGCCCGGGACCACCACATGGATAATTTTGAAGAATCAAACACGCTTCTTGTGGTCGTCCGGCTGGCAGACATGGTCTGCAAGAAGGTGGAGGCCGCCTCCCCCCAAGAGGATTTCACCTTTATCATGGGATCCCGAGAAGCAGATATACTAGGGGTAAAAGAGACCAGTATTGCCCTGCTGGAAATTGCCATGGAAGATGCGCACATCTTTCAGGCAGCATCTCAACCATAG
- a CDS encoding FMN-binding protein produces the protein MSLKKSNLAQAWLVLLLATLFGTALAGIQAKLGPVIEANKVKETMAKIPVLVLGEDLAAELAADNQALTIKSRVIEVKQNGNSKFYTVYDAWLPDGKMVGHVVKADGQGYADKIELLVGLDARGKTITGLFVLDQKETPGLGAKILEDGWRGQFRDKSTEDTLSVVKGGGAKDDQIDSISGATISSRSVTGIVNTAVANVASKLQITDGPENNNTPAAQNEEPGKDKERS, from the coding sequence ATGTCATTGAAAAAAAGTAACCTGGCCCAGGCCTGGCTGGTGCTGCTCCTTGCCACCTTGTTCGGTACTGCCCTTGCCGGCATCCAGGCAAAGCTTGGACCGGTCATTGAGGCAAATAAGGTCAAAGAGACCATGGCAAAAATACCCGTTCTGGTGCTGGGCGAAGATCTGGCTGCAGAACTTGCCGCCGACAACCAGGCACTGACCATTAAATCACGAGTCATTGAAGTCAAGCAGAACGGCAACAGCAAATTTTATACGGTGTATGATGCCTGGCTGCCCGACGGGAAAATGGTCGGACATGTGGTTAAAGCCGACGGCCAGGGCTATGCCGACAAAATTGAATTGCTGGTGGGGCTTGATGCCCGGGGCAAAACCATTACAGGGCTTTTTGTGCTGGATCAAAAAGAGACGCCCGGCCTGGGTGCAAAAATTCTGGAAGATGGCTGGCGGGGTCAGTTCAGAGACAAATCCACGGAAGATACCCTTTCCGTTGTTAAAGGCGGCGGTGCCAAAGATGACCAGATTGATTCCATTTCCGGTGCCACTATCTCTTCAAGGAGTGTGACCGGTATCGTGAATACCGCGGTCGCCAATGTCGCATCTAAGCTTCAGATCACTGACGGCCCTGAAAACAATAACACCCCGGCGGCTCAAAACGAGGAACCCGGCAAAGATAAGGAGCGTTCCTGA
- a CDS encoding RnfABCDGE type electron transport complex subunit D has product MNSAVSFEDRPGRKPPYISVAGSPHISDSRADTRRMMIDVILGLSPAIIVSLYLFRFYALKQIVVCVGACLAAEYLFVRMRGKSFTLKDCSAMVTGVILGLSMPGSAPWFVGALASFVGIGIGKIVFGGVGMNIFNPAMVGRAFVMIAFAQLMGAGAYENVSGLVDAVSGATPLSALKFNGVETGIAPLFMGVTNGSVGEVSALACILGGLYLIYRKTASWQIPASILITVALIAGITDIAGGYKGLFLLHHLFAGALMFGAFFIATDPVTSPLTPKGKMIFGAGTGCLIMVIRLFSGYPEGVMFAVLIMNAMTPLINSWTIPAPMGQKEA; this is encoded by the coding sequence ATGAATTCAGCCGTGTCGTTTGAAGACAGGCCCGGGCGAAAGCCGCCCTATATAAGCGTGGCCGGGTCCCCGCATATTTCGGACAGCCGGGCCGACACCCGCCGGATGATGATCGATGTGATCCTTGGTCTGTCACCGGCCATTATCGTATCGCTTTATTTATTCAGATTTTATGCCTTAAAACAGATCGTGGTCTGTGTGGGGGCCTGCCTTGCTGCGGAATATCTTTTTGTCCGTATGCGGGGTAAATCGTTTACCTTAAAAGACTGCTCCGCCATGGTCACAGGCGTCATCCTCGGCCTTTCCATGCCGGGTTCCGCCCCTTGGTTTGTGGGGGCGCTGGCTTCGTTCGTGGGGATCGGGATCGGTAAAATCGTATTCGGCGGCGTTGGCATGAACATATTTAACCCTGCCATGGTGGGCCGGGCCTTTGTCATGATCGCCTTTGCCCAGCTCATGGGCGCCGGTGCCTATGAAAATGTTAGCGGCTTGGTGGATGCCGTGTCCGGTGCGACACCCTTGAGTGCATTGAAATTTAATGGGGTCGAAACCGGTATTGCACCGTTGTTCATGGGGGTTACCAACGGGTCTGTTGGTGAGGTCAGTGCCCTTGCTTGTATTCTTGGGGGGCTTTATCTGATATACAGAAAAACCGCTTCCTGGCAGATCCCTGCAAGTATTTTGATTACCGTTGCCCTGATCGCGGGAATTACGGATATTGCCGGAGGATATAAAGGTCTGTTTCTGCTGCACCACCTGTTTGCAGGTGCACTGATGTTCGGTGCCTTTTTCATTGCCACTGATCCGGTGACATCTCCGTTGACACCCAAAGGTAAAATGATATTCGGCGCAGGTACCGGCTGTTTGATCATGGTCATCCGACTGTTTTCCGGTTATCCAGAGGGCGTGATGTTTGCCGTGCTGATCATGAATGCCATGACACCGTTGATCAACAGCTGGACCATTCCGGCACCCATGGGACAAAAGGAGGCCTGA
- a CDS encoding RnfABCDGE type electron transport complex subunit B, with protein sequence MMVSLGIAGASMLVMAMIFSYILGWANKKFKVEVDPKIEEVIEALPGANCGGCGYIGCSDYAVAIVTDNDPVNKCSVGGQACAQAIADIMGVEVGDMVALRAIVHCNAPASSRLGMTQYAGEKRCASAQQVAGVQGCTFGCLGYGDCVEVCNYDAIHIEDGLARVDYETCIGCGACTKACPRGIIAIEGFKEKTMPVVACSNKDKAKDAKAVCNNACVGCKMCVKESDLFTISDNLSKCNYDDYSVSKYEDAVKAVEKCPTGCIHFMGS encoded by the coding sequence ATGATGGTTTCACTGGGTATTGCCGGCGCAAGCATGCTGGTCATGGCCATGATTTTTTCCTATATCCTGGGATGGGCCAATAAAAAATTTAAGGTTGAGGTTGATCCAAAAATCGAAGAGGTTATAGAGGCCCTTCCCGGCGCCAATTGCGGCGGCTGCGGCTATATCGGCTGCTCCGATTATGCAGTGGCCATTGTTACGGATAATGATCCTGTGAATAAGTGCTCCGTGGGCGGCCAGGCCTGTGCCCAGGCCATTGCCGATATCATGGGGGTTGAGGTGGGCGACATGGTCGCTTTGCGTGCCATCGTTCATTGCAACGCACCGGCTTCCAGTCGGTTGGGGATGACCCAATATGCGGGTGAAAAGCGGTGCGCTTCTGCCCAGCAGGTGGCCGGGGTCCAGGGCTGCACCTTTGGATGCCTTGGCTATGGCGACTGTGTTGAGGTCTGCAATTACGACGCCATTCACATCGAAGACGGGCTTGCCCGGGTGGACTATGAAACGTGTATCGGCTGCGGCGCCTGCACCAAAGCCTGCCCCAGGGGGATTATCGCCATTGAAGGGTTCAAGGAAAAGACCATGCCTGTGGTGGCCTGTTCGAATAAAGATAAGGCCAAGGACGCCAAAGCCGTGTGCAACAATGCATGCGTGGGGTGTAAAATGTGTGTCAAGGAGTCTGACCTCTTCACGATTTCAGACAATCTGTCCAAATGTAATTATGATGACTATTCCGTTTCAAAATATGAAGATGCCGTGAAGGCCGTTGAAAAATGCCCCACCGGATGCATTCATTTCATGGGAAGCTGA
- the rsxE gene encoding electron transport complex subunit RsxE, with translation MADQPTALERFVQGILPENPVYRQLLGLCPTLAVTNGMKPALTMAVSVAFVLVCANVVISLIRNLLKPHLRIVVFTLTIATFVTVADRLLAAYMFQMSKTLGPYIPLIIVNCLIICRCEVCGSKQNPFIAAADGLGQALGFGLALASIAAVREILGTGMLMGFKVLPAFWPDWVIMVLPPGAFITLGLLLGLVNFIDYKREEARK, from the coding sequence ATGGCAGATCAACCCACAGCATTAGAGAGATTTGTACAGGGGATTCTGCCCGAGAACCCGGTATACCGGCAGCTTCTTGGGCTGTGTCCCACCTTGGCTGTTACCAACGGCATGAAGCCGGCATTGACCATGGCAGTTTCCGTGGCCTTTGTTCTGGTGTGCGCCAATGTCGTGATCAGCCTGATCCGAAATCTGCTAAAACCCCATCTGCGGATCGTGGTCTTCACCCTGACCATTGCTACCTTTGTAACGGTGGCGGACAGATTACTGGCCGCATACATGTTCCAGATGAGTAAAACCCTTGGTCCCTATATCCCATTGATCATCGTTAACTGTCTGATTATTTGCCGGTGCGAGGTGTGCGGGTCCAAACAGAACCCCTTTATTGCGGCGGCCGACGGCCTGGGCCAGGCCCTTGGATTTGGGCTGGCCCTGGCAAGTATTGCTGCGGTCAGGGAGATTCTGGGTACGGGTATGCTCATGGGATTTAAGGTTCTGCCGGCCTTTTGGCCGGACTGGGTCATCATGGTGCTGCCCCCGGGTGCATTCATCACACTCGGTCTGCTGCTGGGCCTTGTGAATTTTATTGATTACAAGCGGGAAGAAGCCCGTAAGTAG
- a CDS encoding Rnf-Nqr domain containing protein: MDYFVDILLIALSASIINNFIFYYFVGICPFVGVSKKVEMAFGMGCAVTFVMSIAAFLSWSITVFILIPGAPVSTYIASFFTTPEAAAQIDLTVLSYIVYIFAISSSVQFVEMYVRKFFPPLYRSFGVFLPLITTNCAILFACLTIMSHVAGVDNPKEVWDLGKAMTLALFGGLGFTIAIVIMAGIREELELCDIPRPFQGAAITLVIGGILAIAFMGFTGVDSGIKNALKPAPAAQEQSSEANGGTLTEYLAEITCKGHNGQEILP, translated from the coding sequence ATGGACTATTTTGTAGATATCCTGCTGATTGCCCTGTCAGCTTCGATAATTAACAACTTTATATTTTATTACTTTGTGGGCATCTGCCCGTTTGTGGGTGTGTCCAAAAAGGTCGAAATGGCCTTTGGCATGGGATGTGCCGTGACCTTTGTCATGAGTATTGCCGCGTTTCTTTCCTGGAGCATCACGGTGTTTATACTGATCCCCGGCGCACCGGTATCAACTTATATTGCAAGTTTCTTTACTACGCCGGAAGCCGCGGCACAGATTGATCTGACGGTGCTCAGTTACATTGTCTATATTTTTGCCATTTCCTCTTCGGTTCAGTTTGTGGAGATGTATGTCAGAAAGTTTTTTCCACCCCTTTACCGCTCCTTTGGTGTGTTTCTGCCGTTGATCACAACAAACTGCGCCATCCTTTTTGCCTGTCTGACCATCATGAGCCATGTGGCCGGCGTCGATAATCCCAAAGAGGTGTGGGACCTGGGCAAAGCCATGACCCTGGCACTTTTCGGCGGACTTGGATTCACCATTGCCATCGTAATTATGGCCGGTATCCGGGAGGAGCTTGAACTTTGCGATATTCCCCGTCCCTTCCAGGGCGCGGCCATTACCCTCGTCATCGGGGGCATTTTAGCCATCGCCTTCATGGGATTCACCGGGGTGGATTCCGGGATTAAGAATGCACTGAAACCGGCACCCGCGGCCCAGGAACAAAGTTCCGAAGCAAATGGGGGGACCTTGACTGAATATTTAGCAGAGATAACCTGTAAGGGCCATAACGGCCAGGAGATTTTGCCATGA
- a CDS encoding ATPase, T2SS/T4P/T4SS family has product MQNNPIQNKIIAALVDDGFLSPEKAKIVERVKAKLSSETTIINVLKDLNYITDSQLKKILRSDQLSLRIGDLLVEFGYLTPEKLKAALDIQSREHGKQLGQIIIDHHFMSEHDFLEVLSVQLGFPFVNLSVEELDSELLEKAPMKWCQSNQFLPVRKQNDHIIIAFADPFNQTSINAAKKLYGDSIEIAISSPGSIDRIHQHLVSGRKSEKPIDENTAMGIVDTIISAAIVAGASDIHIEPLKDRLQVKFRIDGILMFHRELPPESTAMVTARIKVLAKADIAEKRKHQDGRMSFEHKGNLYDLRASFYAAVFGEKVVLRILNRIDQIIPIEEIGMPPKVLTRYLRDVLGVPSGVLIITGPTGSGKTTTLYSSIKHIKQPEISIITAEDPVEFVMEGITQCSINPNINLTYEETLRHVVRQDPDVIVIGEIRDNYSAEVAVHAALTGHKVLTSFHTEDSISGLIRLMNMNIEAFLISSTVVCVLSQRLLRKVCSQCTRPHKPSAGELKLLNFIPQDISKYNFCKGAGCQKCNYTGYKGRVAVFEMLVLNEKVREAILDHKSTFDIRKISLETTNLVTLMEDALSKAADGITTLDEIFRCVPRLIPPRSIQTIKQLSGI; this is encoded by the coding sequence ATGCAAAACAATCCGATTCAAAATAAAATTATCGCCGCGCTGGTTGATGACGGTTTTCTCTCCCCGGAAAAGGCAAAAATTGTCGAACGGGTTAAGGCCAAACTCTCTTCTGAAACAACCATCATCAATGTGCTCAAAGATCTGAATTACATCACGGACAGCCAACTTAAAAAAATCCTGCGCTCGGACCAGCTCTCTTTGAGAATCGGTGATCTTCTGGTTGAATTCGGGTATTTAACCCCGGAAAAGCTCAAAGCCGCCCTGGATATCCAATCCAGAGAACATGGTAAACAGCTGGGGCAGATCATTATCGATCACCATTTCATGAGCGAGCATGATTTTCTGGAGGTGCTCTCGGTCCAGTTAGGCTTTCCCTTTGTCAACCTGTCCGTGGAGGAACTGGATTCGGAGCTTCTGGAAAAGGCGCCTATGAAATGGTGCCAGTCCAATCAATTCCTTCCGGTTCGAAAACAAAATGACCACATAATTATTGCCTTTGCCGATCCCTTTAATCAAACCAGTATCAACGCCGCAAAAAAACTTTACGGGGACTCAATAGAGATCGCAATCTCCTCTCCGGGGTCCATCGACCGTATTCACCAGCATCTGGTGTCCGGACGCAAATCAGAAAAGCCCATTGATGAAAACACGGCCATGGGTATCGTGGATACCATTATTTCCGCGGCGATCGTGGCCGGCGCGTCGGATATTCATATCGAACCCCTTAAGGACAGACTCCAGGTCAAATTCAGAATTGACGGCATACTGATGTTTCACCGGGAGTTGCCGCCCGAGTCCACCGCCATGGTCACAGCCCGCATCAAGGTACTTGCCAAAGCCGATATTGCAGAAAAAAGGAAACACCAGGACGGCCGGATGAGTTTTGAGCACAAAGGCAATCTCTACGACTTGCGTGCCTCCTTTTATGCGGCTGTATTCGGGGAAAAGGTGGTACTCAGAATTCTTAACCGCATTGACCAGATTATCCCCATAGAAGAGATCGGCATGCCGCCAAAGGTGCTCACCCGCTATCTTCGCGATGTACTCGGCGTCCCTTCAGGCGTATTGATTATTACCGGCCCCACTGGATCGGGCAAGACCACGACCCTGTATTCCTCCATAAAACACATTAAACAGCCTGAAATCAGTATTATTACAGCCGAAGATCCTGTGGAATTTGTCATGGAGGGAATTACCCAATGCTCCATCAACCCCAACATCAACCTGACCTATGAAGAGACCCTGCGGCATGTGGTGCGCCAGGACCCCGACGTTATCGTTATTGGTGAAATACGGGACAACTATTCTGCAGAGGTGGCAGTCCATGCGGCACTGACCGGCCACAAGGTGCTCACCTCTTTTCATACGGAGGACAGCATATCAGGGCTGATTCGATTGATGAACATGAATATCGAAGCCTTTTTGATCTCATCCACCGTGGTCTGCGTCTTGTCCCAGCGGTTGCTGCGCAAGGTCTGCTCCCAGTGCACCCGACCCCACAAGCCCTCTGCCGGGGAACTCAAGCTGCTGAACTTCATTCCCCAGGACATTTCCAAATACAATTTTTGCAAGGGAGCCGGCTGCCAAAAGTGCAATTACACCGGCTACAAAGGCAGGGTGGCCGTGTTTGAAATGCTGGTACTCAACGAAAAGGTCAGGGAAGCCATATTGGACCACAAATCCACGTTTGACATCAGAAAAATAAGTCTTGAAACCACCAACTTGGTGACCTTGATGGAAGATGCCCTGTCCAAGGCAGCTGACGGAATAACCACTTTGGACGAAATATTCAGATGCGTTCCCAGGCTGATTCCTCCCCGATCCATCCAAACCATTAAGCAGCTGTCAGGAATTTAA
- a CDS encoding TIGR00730 family Rossman fold protein, with amino-acid sequence MKKICVYCGSSDGARPEYRQAAAALGSAMVEKNIDLVYGGASVGLMGTLADAVLEGGGRVTGVIPESLVNREISHQGLTELVVVDSMHARKSMMAELSDAFIALPGGIGTMDELFEILTWAHLGIHQKPCALLNVAGYYDHLTAFVNHGVDQEFIRQETAAKLMIQDDPNGLIEQFAELSVAV; translated from the coding sequence ATGAAAAAAATATGTGTGTACTGCGGCTCAAGTGACGGGGCACGCCCTGAATACCGGCAGGCCGCAGCCGCCCTTGGCAGTGCCATGGTGGAAAAGAATATAGACCTGGTGTACGGCGGCGCGAGTGTGGGGCTTATGGGAACATTGGCTGACGCTGTTCTTGAAGGCGGCGGCAGGGTGACAGGTGTCATTCCCGAATCCCTGGTAAATCGGGAAATCAGCCATCAGGGCTTAACAGAACTTGTCGTTGTCGATTCCATGCACGCGAGAAAATCCATGATGGCCGAGCTGTCGGACGCATTCATCGCGCTTCCCGGCGGTATCGGCACCATGGATGAACTTTTTGAGATACTGACCTGGGCCCATCTGGGGATTCATCAAAAGCCGTGTGCACTGCTCAATGTGGCAGGTTACTATGATCATTTGACGGCCTTTGTGAATCATGGCGTTGACCAAGAATTCATCAGGCAAGAAACCGCAGCCAAACTCATGATTCAAGATGATCCCAATGGGCTGATAGAGCAGTTTGCAGAATTGTCGGTAGCTGTCTAA